One genomic segment of Gimesia chilikensis includes these proteins:
- a CDS encoding redoxin domain-containing protein, translating to MLFTPTLLAEPTESLVGKSVDNFKLQDFRGKQVQLEDARDQKLVVLAFLGTECPLAKLYGDRLQKLADEYETQGVAFYAIMSNQQDSLTEIAAYARKHGIKFPVLKDPGNHVADQIGAVRTPEIFLLDQQRTVRYHGRVDDQYGVGYIRDEPKRQDLKIAITELLAGKPVSVASTKPLGCFIGRIREPDPNSSVTYSNQIARLLQKHCVECHRQGEIAPFELTEYEEVAGWAETIAEVVRDQRMPPWHADPAHGKFSNDRSLSKAEKELIYQWVENGAPEGDPKELPEPRTYVTGWKLPQKPDAVFYMDDKPFTVPAQAGKRGVKYQYFTVDPGFKEDKWLTGAEALPGNRAVVHHILVFARPPQGKRVRVFGEGDQFLVGYVPGSREVMLPEGMAKKVPAGSKLVFQMHYTPIGTEQEDRSKVGLVFTDESKVTHQVMTAHVLNHEFTRRKFPIDANDDNFKIEGTSPPSDRNMLLLGFMPHMHLRGKSFRYELRKTPDGPGEVLLDVPAFDFNWQTAYKIEKPIPLEPGDYIHCVAHFNNSDSNLSNPDPDKPVYWGDQTWNEMMIGYFNVAVPREEAKAENRAQAVAFRLVLKRDKNKNGQLEKSEVPLVELPVFFRADQNKDDVVTVNELADMLEKTRGNKEE from the coding sequence TTGCTGTTCACTCCCACTCTTCTGGCCGAGCCCACAGAGTCGCTGGTGGGCAAATCAGTCGACAACTTCAAACTGCAGGATTTTCGAGGCAAACAGGTGCAACTGGAAGACGCCCGCGATCAGAAACTGGTCGTCCTGGCGTTTCTGGGAACAGAATGTCCGCTGGCCAAGCTCTACGGCGATCGTCTGCAGAAACTGGCTGACGAATACGAGACCCAGGGCGTAGCTTTTTATGCCATCATGTCCAACCAGCAGGACTCACTGACCGAAATCGCCGCGTATGCCCGCAAGCATGGGATCAAGTTCCCCGTGCTCAAAGATCCGGGCAACCACGTGGCTGATCAGATCGGTGCCGTGCGGACCCCGGAAATCTTTCTGCTCGATCAGCAGAGAACAGTCCGCTACCACGGTCGTGTCGACGATCAGTACGGCGTCGGTTACATCCGCGACGAACCCAAACGCCAGGACCTGAAAATTGCGATCACAGAACTGCTCGCCGGGAAACCGGTCAGTGTCGCTTCCACGAAACCGCTGGGTTGTTTCATTGGTCGGATCCGGGAACCGGATCCCAACAGCAGCGTCACGTATTCTAATCAGATCGCACGCCTGTTGCAGAAGCATTGTGTCGAGTGCCATCGACAAGGCGAAATTGCACCGTTCGAACTGACCGAATACGAAGAAGTGGCCGGCTGGGCCGAAACCATCGCCGAGGTCGTTCGCGATCAGCGGATGCCTCCCTGGCACGCCGACCCCGCTCACGGAAAATTCTCCAATGATCGCAGTCTGTCCAAAGCGGAAAAAGAACTCATCTACCAGTGGGTAGAAAACGGCGCTCCCGAGGGAGATCCCAAAGAACTGCCCGAACCACGTACGTACGTGACCGGCTGGAAACTGCCCCAGAAGCCAGATGCCGTTTTCTATATGGATGACAAACCATTTACGGTCCCGGCACAGGCAGGCAAACGGGGCGTCAAATATCAGTATTTCACTGTCGATCCCGGCTTCAAAGAGGACAAATGGCTCACTGGTGCAGAAGCCCTGCCAGGCAATCGGGCGGTCGTGCATCATATTCTCGTCTTCGCGCGACCTCCTCAGGGGAAACGGGTTCGCGTGTTCGGTGAAGGCGATCAGTTCCTCGTCGGTTATGTACCCGGTTCACGGGAAGTCATGTTGCCCGAGGGGATGGCCAAGAAAGTTCCCGCCGGTTCCAAGCTGGTCTTTCAAATGCACTACACTCCCATCGGCACCGAACAGGAGGATCGCAGCAAAGTCGGACTGGTCTTTACCGATGAATCCAAAGTCACACACCAGGTCATGACCGCGCACGTGCTGAATCATGAGTTCACCCGACGCAAGTTCCCCATCGATGCCAACGACGACAATTTTAAAATCGAAGGCACTTCCCCTCCCAGCGATCGCAATATGCTCCTGCTGGGCTTCATGCCCCACATGCACCTCCGCGGCAAATCGTTCCGCTATGAATTGCGGAAAACACCGGATGGACCGGGCGAAGTACTACTCGATGTGCCTGCCTTTGATTTCAACTGGCAGACAGCCTACAAGATTGAAAAGCCGATTCCTCTTGAGCCCGGCGACTACATCCATTGTGTCGCACACTTCAATAACTCGGACAGCAATCTTTCCAACCCGGATCCTGATAAACCGGTTTACTGGGGCGATCAGACCTGGAATGAAATGATGATCGGCTATTTCAATGTTGCGGTTCCTCGAGAGGAAGCCAAAGCGGAAAACCGTGCCCAGGCCGTTGCCTTCCGTCTGGTACTCAAACGCGACAAAAATAAGAATGGTCAGCTGGAAAAATCAGAAGTTCCGCTGGTAGAACTCCCCGTCTTCTTCCGGGCTGACCAGAACAAAGATGATGTCGTGACTGTCAACGAACTCGCAGACATGCTGGAAAAAACACGCGGCAATAAAGAGGAGTAA
- a CDS encoding sulfatase, whose protein sequence is MGRALLGFVLLLSLILCGETRVEAAETERPNVLFIAVDDLNDWISCLGGHPDCKTPNIDRLASRGLLFTNSHCAAPACNPSRAALLTGIRPSSSGVYLNSQPWRPVMQDAVTLPQHFRNHGYQSIGSGKIFHGRYNDYGSWDDYLKQTGDPQPTQTVLKDPHSRAGTIIWGVLDAQDQEMSDYKMANYAIDFLSKPDQKPFFLACGIYRPHMPWQVPRKYYDMYPLDKIQLPKVPEHDLDDIPPAGVRMAKPGGDHAKILKTENWRYAVQAYLASIAFADVQVGRVLDALDASPYAKNTIVVLWGDHGWHLGEKKHWRKFSLWEEATRAPLMMVVPGVTQAGTKCDQAVDFMNIYPTLCELCELPRGEHLDGLSMVSLLKDPAQTWERPALTTHGRLNHAVRDNRYRLIRYQNGDEELYDHSQDPMEWKNLADDPQYAETKQRLAKWFPAKNAPDAPHDASLGQGKKKKQQQGKGKSKKKSAQP, encoded by the coding sequence ATGGGTCGCGCGCTCCTCGGTTTTGTATTGCTGTTGTCTTTGATTTTGTGCGGTGAAACTCGCGTCGAGGCTGCGGAGACGGAACGGCCGAATGTGCTGTTTATCGCCGTGGATGACCTGAATGATTGGATCAGTTGTCTGGGCGGTCATCCGGACTGTAAGACACCGAACATCGATCGGCTGGCGTCCCGGGGACTGCTTTTTACGAATTCACATTGTGCTGCCCCTGCCTGCAATCCTTCGCGGGCTGCGTTGCTGACGGGCATCCGCCCTTCCAGTTCGGGCGTTTATCTGAATTCCCAGCCCTGGCGTCCCGTGATGCAGGACGCCGTGACGCTACCTCAACATTTTCGCAATCATGGTTACCAGTCGATTGGTTCAGGCAAAATCTTTCATGGACGTTATAACGACTACGGATCGTGGGATGACTATCTGAAACAGACCGGTGATCCCCAACCGACGCAGACTGTGCTGAAGGATCCTCACTCCCGTGCGGGTACGATTATCTGGGGTGTGCTGGATGCACAGGACCAGGAAATGAGCGATTACAAGATGGCGAATTACGCCATTGATTTTCTGAGCAAGCCTGACCAGAAACCCTTTTTCCTGGCGTGCGGCATTTATCGGCCGCATATGCCCTGGCAGGTGCCGCGCAAGTATTATGACATGTATCCCCTGGACAAGATTCAGCTTCCCAAAGTTCCAGAACACGACTTGGATGACATTCCGCCAGCTGGCGTGCGGATGGCGAAACCAGGTGGAGATCATGCCAAGATCCTGAAGACCGAGAACTGGCGGTATGCGGTGCAGGCTTACCTGGCCAGTATTGCCTTTGCGGACGTGCAGGTGGGCCGAGTGCTGGACGCACTGGATGCAAGCCCTTATGCGAAAAATACGATCGTCGTTCTCTGGGGCGATCACGGCTGGCACCTGGGAGAAAAGAAACACTGGCGGAAATTCTCGTTATGGGAAGAAGCGACCCGGGCGCCGCTGATGATGGTCGTTCCGGGAGTGACGCAGGCAGGCACCAAATGTGATCAGGCAGTAGACTTTATGAATATCTACCCGACACTGTGCGAACTGTGCGAGCTCCCGCGCGGCGAACACTTGGATGGCCTCAGCATGGTTTCGTTACTGAAAGATCCTGCGCAAACGTGGGAACGTCCGGCATTAACCACGCATGGGCGACTGAACCATGCAGTGCGGGACAACCGATATCGGCTGATTCGCTACCAGAATGGCGATGAAGAGTTGTACGATCACAGCCAGGATCCCATGGAATGGAAAAACCTGGCGGACGATCCCCAGTATGCGGAAACCAAACAACGGCTGGCAAAATGGTTCCCTGCGAAAAATGCTCCCGATGCACCACATGATGCATCACTGGGACAGGGAAAGAAGAAGAAACAGCAGCAGGGTAAAGGCAAGTCGAAAAAGAAATCGGCCCAACCCTGA
- a CDS encoding LOG family protein, whose product MSKINSICVFCGSKSGSDPQYHESAQELGRLLAERNITLVYGGGSVGLMGIIADAVLAAGGKVIGVIPRQLATRELLHPGVEEMHIVEDMHTRKAKMAECSDAFIAMPGGFGTLEELFEVVSWVQLGIYLKPIGLLNTSGFYDPLLNLVEHCIETEFIKPKYRDLIIADETPATLVDHLEKHQLPHIEKILSLKQS is encoded by the coding sequence ATGAGTAAGATCAACAGCATCTGCGTATTCTGCGGCTCGAAATCCGGCAGCGATCCTCAATACCATGAGTCAGCTCAGGAACTGGGACGACTGCTGGCCGAACGAAACATCACGCTGGTTTACGGCGGCGGCAGTGTAGGACTGATGGGCATCATTGCGGACGCCGTACTCGCAGCCGGCGGTAAAGTGATCGGCGTTATTCCGAGACAACTGGCCACTCGGGAACTGCTCCATCCGGGAGTGGAAGAAATGCACATCGTGGAAGACATGCATACGCGCAAAGCGAAAATGGCTGAATGTTCTGACGCGTTCATCGCGATGCCGGGTGGCTTCGGTACACTTGAAGAACTCTTCGAGGTCGTCTCCTGGGTTCAACTCGGCATCTATCTCAAGCCGATCGGATTACTCAACACCTCAGGTTTTTACGATCCGCTTCTGAATCTGGTCGAGCATTGTATCGAAACCGAATTCATTAAACCGAAATATCGCGATCTGATCATTGCCGATGAAACACCGGCCACGCTCGTCGATCATCTGGAGAAACACCAGCTGCCGCACATCGAGAAAATTCTGAGTCTCAAGCAGAGCTGA
- the acpS gene encoding holo-ACP synthase — protein sequence MIVGLGTDIVEISRIGQMIERHGDTFLKRVFTESENEYCGTKKNKEQHYAGRWAAKEAVMKTLGTGFVKGIGWKEIEVVNLKSGKPTIVISGGVEQYAGELGIEEILITISHSREFATATAIAVGKMPLA from the coding sequence GTGATAGTCGGGCTGGGAACAGACATCGTCGAAATTTCACGCATCGGTCAAATGATTGAGCGGCATGGAGATACCTTTCTCAAGCGTGTCTTCACGGAAAGTGAAAACGAGTACTGCGGCACCAAGAAGAACAAGGAACAGCATTACGCGGGACGATGGGCGGCCAAAGAAGCGGTGATGAAGACGCTGGGGACCGGCTTTGTGAAGGGGATCGGCTGGAAAGAGATTGAAGTGGTCAACCTGAAGAGTGGCAAGCCGACCATTGTGATTTCCGGAGGCGTAGAACAGTATGCGGGGGAACTCGGAATCGAGGAGATTCTGATCACAATCTCCCACAGCCGGGAATTTGCGACAGCCACGGCAATCGCTGTCGGAAAAATGCCGCTCGCCTGA
- the ftsH gene encoding ATP-dependent zinc metalloprotease FtsH: MPNLDPKQSNRRERPTPPERNPKGDGRRPEPKGPKSNALWYLVVGGLILFITLSVVSNNKRGEKIKFGDFVKGLDDGKYNKTNVHELKFGTDYIVFQDQPKQEGSEKGTLANTTKNYYIPVWGIPQEARAQLQTKLEGKNIIVDSESRPSEWESLIAVLFFPVVLLIFVIYLFRRMGGAGSPMSFGRSRGRMYAQDDIEVTFNDVAGIEEAVEELREVVEFLKTPAKYQALGGRIPKGVLLVGPPGTGKTMLAKAVAGEAGVPFFGLSGSDFVEMFVGVGAARVRDMFQQAAQRSPAIIFIDELDALGKTRGSGMPGGHDEREQTLNALLVEMDGFGSDQSVIVMGATNRPETLDPALMRPGRFDRHVLVDRPDVRGREAILKVHSAKVKMDESVNLQHIAKITPGFVGADLANLINEAALLAARNNKEAVTMRECEEGVERVVAGLEKSTRLIHEDEKNRVAYHECGHALVACSLPNVDPVHKISIVPRGLGALGYTLQRPEEEKQLVTQSELENRICVLLGGIAAEEIIYQETSTGAQNDLQRATDLARRMVTEFGMSAKLGRVHYSETRRSPFLGDTSSGSESVHSENTLREIDLEIRRIIDQCAKIAYEVLDERRELLEHLTQELLECEVMDMDQLQAILKQHQRGPQIKPGTFVDNSAENKNVEKDKEEPASDNDQAADGTGA, encoded by the coding sequence ATGCCCAACTTGGATCCGAAACAGTCGAACCGCAGAGAACGTCCCACTCCCCCTGAACGCAATCCCAAAGGCGATGGCCGTCGCCCCGAACCCAAAGGTCCCAAAAGTAATGCACTCTGGTATCTCGTGGTCGGCGGGCTGATCCTGTTCATCACACTCTCAGTGGTCTCCAACAATAAGCGTGGCGAAAAAATCAAGTTCGGCGATTTCGTCAAAGGACTGGATGACGGGAAATACAATAAAACAAACGTGCACGAGCTGAAGTTCGGCACTGACTACATCGTGTTCCAGGATCAGCCGAAACAGGAAGGCTCCGAAAAAGGGACACTCGCCAATACAACTAAAAATTACTACATCCCGGTCTGGGGAATTCCGCAGGAAGCCCGCGCACAACTGCAGACTAAGCTCGAAGGTAAAAACATTATTGTCGACTCCGAGAGTCGGCCCTCCGAGTGGGAATCGCTGATTGCGGTGCTCTTCTTTCCAGTCGTCCTGCTCATTTTCGTCATCTATCTCTTCCGGCGGATGGGCGGCGCAGGGTCGCCGATGTCCTTCGGACGCAGTCGCGGACGGATGTACGCCCAGGATGATATCGAAGTCACATTCAATGATGTAGCCGGGATCGAAGAAGCCGTCGAAGAACTCCGCGAGGTTGTCGAGTTCCTGAAAACGCCGGCCAAGTATCAGGCACTCGGGGGCCGGATTCCCAAAGGGGTACTGCTCGTCGGTCCTCCGGGAACCGGTAAAACCATGCTCGCCAAAGCCGTTGCCGGCGAAGCGGGTGTCCCCTTCTTCGGACTCTCCGGTTCAGACTTCGTCGAAATGTTTGTCGGCGTGGGTGCCGCTCGCGTGCGGGATATGTTCCAGCAGGCAGCTCAGCGCTCACCGGCCATCATCTTTATCGATGAGCTCGATGCCCTGGGTAAAACGCGTGGCAGCGGGATGCCCGGCGGTCATGATGAACGCGAACAGACACTCAACGCCCTGCTCGTTGAGATGGACGGGTTCGGCTCCGATCAGAGTGTGATCGTCATGGGGGCGACCAACCGTCCCGAAACTCTGGACCCCGCCTTGATGCGTCCCGGTCGTTTTGACCGGCATGTTCTGGTCGACCGTCCCGATGTTCGCGGCCGCGAAGCCATCCTCAAAGTTCACAGTGCCAAAGTCAAAATGGACGAGTCGGTCAACCTGCAGCACATTGCCAAAATTACCCCCGGCTTCGTCGGTGCGGATCTAGCCAACCTGATCAATGAAGCTGCCCTGCTCGCTGCCCGTAATAACAAAGAAGCAGTGACGATGCGGGAATGCGAAGAAGGCGTGGAACGCGTGGTTGCCGGTCTGGAAAAATCAACTCGCCTGATTCACGAAGACGAAAAGAACCGGGTCGCTTACCACGAATGTGGTCATGCCCTGGTGGCCTGTTCGCTGCCCAACGTGGATCCGGTTCACAAGATTTCGATCGTTCCCCGTGGTCTCGGTGCCTTGGGATATACTCTGCAAAGACCCGAAGAAGAAAAACAGCTGGTCACCCAGAGCGAACTGGAAAACCGCATTTGCGTGCTCCTCGGAGGCATCGCTGCCGAAGAAATTATCTACCAGGAAACATCCACCGGTGCTCAGAACGACCTGCAGCGGGCAACCGATCTCGCACGCCGCATGGTGACGGAGTTCGGTATGAGTGCCAAACTGGGACGCGTACATTACAGCGAAACCCGTCGGTCTCCCTTCCTCGGTGATACCTCCTCAGGTTCCGAAAGCGTTCACAGCGAAAATACGCTGCGGGAAATCGATCTGGAAATCCGGCGGATCATCGATCAATGCGCGAAGATCGCTTACGAAGTCCTGGATGAACGACGCGAACTGCTCGAGCACCTGACCCAGGAACTGCTTGAATGCGAAGTCATGGACATGGACCAGCTTCAGGCCATCCTCAAACAACATCAGCGCGGCCCGCAGATCAAACCGGGAACGTTCGTTGATAACAGTGCGGAAAACAAGAACGTCGAGAAGGACAAGGAAGAACCTGCGTCTGATAACGATCAGGCAGCCGATGGAACCGGGGCATGA
- the sthA gene encoding Si-specific NAD(P)(+) transhydrogenase — protein sequence MPKAHYDVAVIGTGPGGEGAAMQAIKQGKSVISIEKFVEIGGNCTHKGTIPSKALRYSILRMSEINGYMRQMGRAGMVFDLEFPELRKTAASVIQKQVGMRRMFYERNGVDLVEGEARFLDPHHIHIETPNGLTEEISFDYAVIATGSRPYRPADVDFSHPHIFCSDTILDLEFTPRSISVYGAGVIGCEYASMLRTMGMKVNLVNTRSSLLDFLDDEISDALSYHMRESGVLLRHCEHYESIEGTDDGVIMNLQSGKKLKTDIMLFAAGRTGNSEHLGLETLEIEPDSRGQIAVNDDFQTTQSHIYAVGDIIGYPSLASAAYVQGRYAASHLDNGECERALIRDIPTGIYTSPEISSLGKTERELTEAKIPYEVGHSMFKHLARAQIMNCPTGMLKLLFHRETLEILGIHCFGPNASEIIHIGQAIMSQPGEANTLLYFINTTFNYPTMAEAYRVAALNGYNRLF from the coding sequence ATGCCTAAGGCACATTATGACGTGGCAGTGATTGGTACCGGCCCCGGTGGAGAAGGGGCTGCGATGCAGGCCATTAAACAGGGGAAATCGGTGATCTCGATCGAAAAGTTTGTCGAGATCGGCGGAAACTGCACGCACAAAGGTACGATCCCCAGTAAAGCCTTACGGTATTCCATTCTGCGGATGTCGGAGATCAACGGCTATATGCGGCAGATGGGACGGGCCGGGATGGTCTTTGACCTGGAATTTCCTGAGCTCCGTAAGACAGCTGCTTCCGTGATTCAGAAGCAGGTCGGTATGCGGCGGATGTTTTATGAACGAAATGGCGTCGATCTGGTAGAGGGTGAGGCCCGGTTCCTGGACCCGCACCACATTCATATTGAAACGCCAAATGGGCTGACCGAAGAGATTTCGTTCGACTATGCCGTGATCGCGACAGGGTCTCGGCCGTACCGCCCGGCAGACGTTGATTTCAGCCATCCCCATATTTTCTGCAGTGACACGATCCTGGATCTGGAATTCACTCCCCGTTCGATCAGCGTGTACGGAGCCGGGGTGATTGGTTGCGAATATGCCTCCATGCTGCGCACGATGGGGATGAAGGTCAACCTGGTCAATACACGCAGCTCGCTGCTGGACTTCCTGGATGACGAGATCAGCGATGCATTGAGTTATCACATGCGTGAGAGTGGAGTTCTGCTGCGTCACTGCGAGCATTACGAATCGATTGAAGGAACCGATGACGGCGTCATCATGAATCTACAGTCGGGGAAAAAACTGAAGACCGACATCATGCTGTTTGCAGCTGGACGTACGGGGAACTCGGAACACCTGGGGCTGGAAACCCTGGAGATCGAACCCGACTCCCGCGGGCAGATTGCTGTCAACGATGACTTCCAGACAACGCAATCTCACATTTACGCCGTCGGTGATATCATCGGTTATCCGTCACTGGCGAGTGCCGCTTATGTGCAGGGAAGGTATGCGGCGAGCCATCTGGATAACGGCGAATGCGAACGGGCCCTGATCCGGGATATTCCGACCGGGATTTATACCAGCCCGGAAATCAGCTCGCTGGGTAAGACCGAACGGGAACTGACTGAAGCCAAAATTCCTTATGAAGTCGGGCATTCGATGTTCAAACACCTGGCACGTGCCCAGATCATGAACTGTCCGACCGGCATGCTGAAGCTGCTGTTCCATCGCGAGACCCTGGAAATCCTGGGGATTCACTGCTTCGGGCCGAATGCTTCGGAAATCATTCACATTGGCCAGGCCATCATGTCGCAGCCTGGTGAGGCGAATACGCTGCTGTATTTCATCAATACGACCTTCAACTACCCCACGATGGCGGAAGCGTATCGTGTAGCTGCATTGAATGGGTATAACCGCCTGTTCTGA
- the dxr gene encoding 1-deoxy-D-xylulose-5-phosphate reductoisomerase, giving the protein MKQIAVLGSTGSIGTSTLDVIAAHAEEMQLTAITAHSSWQQLAEQAQQFRPRWAVVSNSDLKSAVDLSAFPSETEVLFGDEQIERVAAADEIDTVICGIVGAAGLKGAWAAIESGKTIGIANKETLVVAGPLIMDLAERSGATLLPVDSEHSAIYQALQAGSASEVKQVILTASGGPFRGASPADLEDVTPEKALAHPTWDMGPKITIDSATMMNKALELIEAKWLFQLTVDQISVVVHPQSIVHSMVEFVDGSVIAQLSPPDMRLPIQYALTYPVRMEGLNPPMDWSRAFELSFEPPDLEAFPALRLGIEVAEQGGTCGAVLNAANEAAVERFLTGDLRFSDIATSCEQVLKSHQYEPHPSLDKLFELDYWAREEIKRWKSC; this is encoded by the coding sequence ATGAAGCAAATAGCCGTTCTCGGGTCTACGGGGTCCATTGGCACGAGTACACTGGATGTAATTGCCGCCCATGCAGAGGAGATGCAGTTGACGGCTATCACTGCGCACAGCAGCTGGCAACAACTGGCAGAGCAGGCTCAGCAGTTCCGCCCGCGCTGGGCTGTGGTGAGCAATTCCGACCTGAAATCAGCCGTTGATCTGAGTGCATTCCCCAGTGAAACCGAAGTCCTGTTCGGTGATGAGCAAATCGAGCGGGTTGCTGCTGCAGACGAGATCGACACTGTGATTTGTGGCATTGTCGGAGCGGCAGGACTGAAGGGTGCCTGGGCGGCGATTGAGTCTGGCAAGACGATTGGCATCGCGAACAAAGAGACATTAGTCGTTGCTGGGCCACTGATTATGGATCTGGCAGAGCGGAGCGGGGCAACCCTGCTGCCCGTCGACAGTGAACACAGTGCCATCTACCAGGCGTTGCAGGCGGGATCGGCTTCCGAAGTGAAGCAGGTCATCCTGACCGCCAGTGGCGGGCCGTTTCGGGGAGCGAGCCCCGCGGATCTGGAAGACGTCACCCCGGAGAAAGCCCTGGCACATCCGACCTGGGACATGGGACCGAAAATTACCATCGATTCTGCCACGATGATGAATAAAGCCCTGGAGCTGATTGAAGCCAAATGGCTGTTTCAGCTGACCGTGGATCAGATTTCCGTGGTTGTGCATCCCCAGTCGATTGTGCATTCGATGGTGGAATTTGTGGACGGATCTGTAATTGCCCAGCTTTCGCCTCCCGATATGAGGCTTCCCATTCAGTACGCACTTACGTATCCTGTTAGGATGGAAGGTCTGAACCCTCCAATGGACTGGAGCCGTGCTTTTGAACTCAGCTTTGAGCCACCTGATCTGGAAGCATTTCCCGCCTTGCGACTGGGAATTGAAGTCGCGGAGCAGGGGGGAACATGCGGTGCCGTCCTGAATGCAGCTAACGAAGCAGCCGTAGAACGTTTTTTAACGGGTGATTTGCGTTTCAGTGATATCGCGACCTCCTGTGAACAAGTATTAAAATCACATCAATACGAACCCCACCCCAGTCTGGATAAACTGTTTGAACTGGATTACTGGGCCCGTGAGGAGATAAAAAGGTGGAAGTCATGTTGA